A region of the Stigmatopora nigra isolate UIUO_SnigA chromosome 10, RoL_Snig_1.1, whole genome shotgun sequence genome:
TGGATGATACGTAGACCAGAGGTGCACCAGGGTGAGCATTCCCTTCTGGAGAGGACCTCCCAAAACATCCCTTGGCCTGGCGTCGGAATGGTTTACCCCTTGCCCATTGTCCCTTAACATTTTGCAAAGGAAAGTGATGGAATGCTGACGAAACGCGCATGCCGCGGCCCCCGTACTGCCTTGGCATGTCGCGAGAGTTCAAAAGGGGGTGACGGAGTCACTAAAAAAAACGTCTACATCGTGACACTCGTTGGTTCTCCGTGACATGTCAGAGATGTACGAGGGGTGCATCAGATTCCCCATGGTGGGTCTTCTCACGTTGGGGTTTTATGGCCACAGGATAAAACTCaggacgacgacgatgacgaggGGGAGACCGGCTTGACGGAAGAagagaaggaggaagaggagaaggagcAAGAGAAGTTGGGGAAACTGCAATACTCCATCGACTACGACTTTGAGAACACCAAGGTCTGGACACTCATTCACATATTCTAACACAAAATGAATATAGAGAAATAGCGCTAGCTAGCATGGCAAAGAGTTTTAATCACTTGACAGAATGTCGAATGTAAGACAGATGGCGTAGCCTTGTTTTCTTTGGACTTGCCGTTTCCTTCGAGACGCTTTTGACATTGAAAAATTGGACACGCCTTGATTGATGGTGATGCTTTTTCAGCGTCTGAGGAAAAATATAAATCGCGTTGCCTTTGTTTCCACGCACACAGTTGACCGTGGGCATCCTTCAAGCGGCGGACCTCATGTCCATGGATTCGGGCGGGACTTCCGACCCGTACGTTCGAGTCCTGCTCTTAcctgaaaagaagaagaaatacgACACCAAAGTCCACAAGAAAACACTCAACCCGGTTTTCAATGAGACCTTTGTCTTCAAGGTAAGCCTGACCCAAtccaatgcttttttttggagAGACTCTGTAACCTTGGTTTTCTTTTCAGGTTCCCTACGAAGAACTGGGCGGCAAAACGCTGGCCTTGTCCGTCTTCGACTACGACCGCTTCTCCAAGCACGACGTCATCGGCGAGGTCAAGCTACCCATGAACACCATCGACCTGGGGCGACCCATCGAGGAGTGGCGGGACCTGGAGAGCGCCGATCAAGAGGAGGTGACCCTCGTCTTCTGGCCGTTTCTGGAGATCCCATCTGGTTCCTAATCAAATCCCGTACCGTCTTCGTACCCGTCACGTCTGCCACGTTTGTCGTTTCAGCCGGAAAAACTCGGGGACATCTGCATATCCCTGCGTTACGTCCCCACCGCCGGGAAACTCACCGTTTGCATCCTGGAGGCCAAGAACCTGAAGAAGATGGACGCCTGCGGATTATCTGGTACGCACATAATTTTAACACAAATGCTACTACAGTCAGTGGTTGGTGTTAGTCTGACTACATGGCAACCAAAAACCGGACATGTGTCTTGTCCCGTAGACCCGTACGTGAAGATCCAGCTGCTGCAGGGGGGTAAACgtctaaagaagaagaagaccacGGTGAAGAAGAACACCCTCAACCCCTACTACAATGAGTCCTTCAGCTTTGAAATCCCTCTGGAGCAGATGCAGGTAGGGTAAAGTC
Encoded here:
- the LOC144203552 gene encoding synaptotagmin-2-like isoform X2 — its product is MKFNLFRRAQPVAASEPTGATAPPGTVATPAAVSSTVAAPESSGNNTEISKNDMFEEIKSKFLNEIDKIPLPPWALIAIAVVAALLVLTCCFCIIKKCCCKKKKNKKGKKGKDGFNMKNMEGGEDDDDDEGETGLTEEEKEEEEKEQEKLGKLQYSIDYDFENTKLTVGILQAADLMSMDSGGTSDPYVRVLLLPEKKKKYDTKVHKKTLNPVFNETFVFKVPYEELGGKTLALSVFDYDRFSKHDVIGEVKLPMNTIDLGRPIEEWRDLESADQEEPEKLGDICISLRYVPTAGKLTVCILEAKNLKKMDACGLSDPYVKIQLLQGGKRLKKKKTTVKKNTLNPYYNESFSFEIPLEQMQKILVAVTVFDYDKIGKNDAIGKIFVGSKATGLGLKHWSDMLANPRRPIAQWHALQPEEDIDGQLASLAAKK
- the LOC144203552 gene encoding synaptotagmin-2-like isoform X1, which translates into the protein MKFNLFRRAQPVAASEPTGATAPPGTVATPAAVSSTVAAPESSGNNTEISKNDMFEEIKSKFLNEIDKIPLPPWALIAIAVVAALLVLTCCFCIIKKCCCKKKKNKKGKKGKDGFNMKNMEGGEDKTQDDDDDEGETGLTEEEKEEEEKEQEKLGKLQYSIDYDFENTKLTVGILQAADLMSMDSGGTSDPYVRVLLLPEKKKKYDTKVHKKTLNPVFNETFVFKVPYEELGGKTLALSVFDYDRFSKHDVIGEVKLPMNTIDLGRPIEEWRDLESADQEEPEKLGDICISLRYVPTAGKLTVCILEAKNLKKMDACGLSDPYVKIQLLQGGKRLKKKKTTVKKNTLNPYYNESFSFEIPLEQMQKILVAVTVFDYDKIGKNDAIGKIFVGSKATGLGLKHWSDMLANPRRPIAQWHALQPEEDIDGQLASLAAKK